The following are from one region of the Myxocyprinus asiaticus isolate MX2 ecotype Aquarium Trade chromosome 2, UBuf_Myxa_2, whole genome shotgun sequence genome:
- the LOC127453295 gene encoding protein TEX261-like, which translates to MWFIYLLSWLSLVVQICFITLAIAAGLYYLAELIEEYTVATSRIIKYMIMFSTAVLVGLYLFEGFPMLMIGVGLFTNLVYFGLLQTFPYIMLTSPNFILSCVLVVLNHYMAFQYFAEEYYPFSEVLAYFIMCLWVIPFSFFVSLSAGENVLPSTIQQGDDVVSNYFTKGKRGKRSGILLVFSFLKEAVLPSRQKMY; encoded by the exons AtgtggtttatttatttactgagcTGGTTGTCGCTGGTTGTGCAGATATGTTTCATTACTCTCGCTATTG CTGCGGGCCTGTATTATTTGGCGGAGTTAATAGAGGAGTACACCGTTGCCACCAGTCGCATTATAAAATATATGATAATG TTTTCCACAGCCGTGCTGGTGGGGCTCTACCTGTTTGAAGGTTTCCCCATGCTCATGATTGGAGTGGGTCTCTTCACAAACCTGGTTTACTTTGGTCTGCTGCAGACGTTTCCCTACATTATGCTCACCTCGCCAAACTTTATCCTTTCATGTG TACTGGTTGTGTTAAACCACTATATGGCCTTCCAGTATTTTGCAGAGGAGTATTATCCTTTCTCTGAG GTTCTAGCATACTTCATAATGTGTCTGTGGGTGATTCCATTCTCTTTCTTCGTTTCTCTTTCTGCTGGGGAGAATGTCCTCCCATCCACTATACAGCAGGGAG ATGACGTGGTGTCAAATTACTTCACTAAAGGCAAGCGGGGCAAGCGCTCCGGCATCCTGCTCGTTTTCTCTTTCTTGAAGGAGGCTGTTTTGCCAAGCCGACAAAAGATGTACTGA
- the LOC127452977 gene encoding shootin-1-like: MWNLGSDARISDSEEESTSEDERDIQCEILEKERDDANEKLSRMEKASSQLLKELDVLEMQFQIERSCRETAEAFALKVTKDFKTLKRKSQAMLPLIPETPENLSVLNLDPEADPGPETSTEEDSGEDPLLMSQNQIRELQSSVDQLLGEKIQLCEQVDLLKKEKEDLKEKLVLEVGEKEALLRKLSKQSRTVNKIKRVSQLVTEEFTEMSQKLEMEQGLRQHAEVFAHQILVKQKETQRQSMALVQNTETEKQLQQALNQVTDISKALEEIRLCYQNQMKQSQTATEDLNTLSDLAAVRTKLEISEKEKSNMKTQLKDSQLSVISLQEEIKQLQDRLREMEKLPSLKSNQHKDESENSDAAPSLPPPLPSPPPPPPPPPPPPPPSSTVTDPLKALRNRKKGGDNTTETAEPKITQDMKSRAVDEMMERIKKGIVLKPIIKPPQAGPEDENAWKEKKSENRKSAVLELQGMLESIRRPGPRRVDSKKRFSRNVGEAELQMVLQRRRAMEDDKGTPPAPSKPKDSPVAVSARSSLPWVGESGSTPVLRRLQQNRERRTSRIMASESIIWEEK; this comes from the exons ATTCTGAGGAGGAGAGCACCTCAGAAGATGAAAGGGACATTCAG TGTGAGAttctggagaaagagagagatgatgCAAATGAAAAGCTGTCGAGAATGGAGAAGG CCTCTTCTCAACTGCTCAAGGAACTGGATGTGTTGGAGATGCAGTTTCAGATCGAACGTTCCTGCAGGGAGACCGCAGAGGCCTTTGCACTGAAA GTGACAAAAGATTTCAAAACATTAAAGAGGAAAAGCCAAGCCATGCTTCCCCTGATTCCTGAGACTCCAGAAAACCTCTCTGTCCTGAACCTGGACCCTGAAGCTGACCCTGGACCTGAGACAAGTACTGAGGAAGACAGCGGTGAAGATCCGCTTCTGATGAGTCAGAATCAAATTAGAG AGCTACAGTCATCTGTTGACCAGTTACTTGGGGAGAAAATTCAACTCTGTGAACAGGTGGATCTCCttaagaaagagaaagaagatcTGAAGGAAAAG CTGGTGCTGGAGGTCGGGGAGAAGGAGGCCCTTCTGAGGAAGCTCAGTAAGCAGAGTAGAACTGTGAATAAAATAAAGAGAG tgTCCCAGCTTGTTACAGAGGAGTTTACGGAGATGTCTCAAAAGCTCGAAATGGAGCAAGGACTCAGACAACATGCTGAAGTGTTTGCACACCAG ATACTAGTGAAACAGAAGGAAACCCAGAGACAGAGCATGGCCTTGGTACAGAACACAGAGACTGAGAAACAACTACAACAAGCTCTAAATCAAGTGACTGACATCAGCAAAGCTCTGGAAGAGATACGACTCTGTTACCAAAATCAG ATGAAACAATCACAGACAGCGACTGAGGATCTTAATACTTTGTCAGATCTGGCAGCGGTAAGAACAAAGCTGGagatcagtgagaaagagaagagcAACATGAAGACTCAGCTGAAAGACTCACAACTATCCGTTATTTCTCTTCAAGAGGAAA TCAAGCAGCTCCAGGACAGACTGAGAGAGATGGAGAAACTTCCTTCTCTCAAATCTAACCAACACAAAGATGAGAGTGAAAATTCAGATGCTGCACCGTCACTGCCACCACCATTACCATctcctccccctcctcctcctcctccaccaccaccacctcctccATCTTCAACTGTCACTGA CCCATTGAAGGCCTTGAGGAACAGAAAGAAAGGTGGCGACAACACCACTGAAACTGCGG AACCTAAAATTACTCAGGATATGAAGTCCAGAGCTGTGGATGAAATGATGGAGAGAATCAAGAAAGGCATCGTTCTTAAACCTATTATCAAACCACCACAG GCTGGACCTGAGGATGAAAATGCTTGGAAG gAGAAGAAATCTGAGAACCGGAAATCAGCTGTGCTGGAACTGCAAGGGATGCTG GAGTCCATAAGGAGGCCTGGCCCTCGGAGGGTGGACTCTAAAAAGCGGTTCAGCCGTAATGTTGGGGAGGCAGAGCTTCAGATGGTGCTCCAGAGAAGGAGAGCCATGGAGGATGACAAAGGAACTCCACCAGCTCCATCAAAACCCAAAG ATTCACCCGTCGCAGTGTCAGCCAGAAGCTCTTTGCCCTGGGTGGGGGAGAGTGGAAGCACCCCTGTCCTCCGAAGGCTTCAGCAGAACCGTGAGAGGAGAACCTCTCGCATAATGGCTTCAGAGTCCATTATATGGGAAGAAAAGTGA